The DNA sequence gaccgtgacacatgacaggatagagtctgaatgaccatgacaCATGACAGGATAGAGTCAATGACACGGCTTCATTTTGATATGATTTGAAGTGTACAACAAATAAATACAACTCCCTCATTAACACTATGGGTGGCTGACATATCAGAAATGTGGTCCTGTATACCacagcctgagtgccagtctgtgtgCTATCATGCCATCTCACACCAAACATTGTTGACAAGAgcaccagatctgggaccaggctatatataccaacagatctgagaccaggctatagataccaacagatctgggaccaggcaatagataccaacagatctgggaccaggctatagataccaacagatctgagaccaggctatatatcaacagatctgggaccaggctatagataccaacagatctgggaccgggCTATAGataccaacagatctgggaccaggctatagataccaacagatctgggaccaggctatagatacCAACAGAtcagggaccaggctatagataccaacagatctgggaccaggcaatagataccaacagatctgggaccaggctatagataccaacagatctgagaccaggctatagataccaacagatctgggaccaggctatatacaccaCACATTTCTCACAGAAACAGGCcattacatttgattgatttattgcTACATTACCTGTTCAtcacagcaacagcagcagcaacatcgGATCAGAACCAGGACAACAAGCAGCAGAACCATGCCTGAAAGGATCAAGGTGGACAGTCaattgtgtacgtgtgtgtgtgtgtgtgtgtgtgtgtgtgtgtgtgtgtgtgtgtgtgtgtgtgtgtgtgtgtgtattcctacCGATGAAGATGAAGAAGACAGCGAAGGAGGCGATGTCCCAGTCAGACTGGAACAGCTGTTTAGACTGCAGTCTGGACACCACGTCTGTAAACTGATCCTTAAACTCTTCCTGTAGGCTCCTCTGGTCCATGGCTATAGCTGGGCTAGAATTCGTCTCAGTAAGGGTTCACACTCTGGAGAAGAACAGTATAGGGTTTATTATGATTATAAAATACAGGACACACTGGGAGAAGAGACGTGGTTCTGATATAGACTACAAGGTTTCTCTGGTCCATAACTGTACCAGTCAGGGTTAGTACAGGACCCACTGGGAGAAGAGACGTGGTTCTGATATAGACTACAAGGTTTCTCTGGTCCATAACTGTACCAGTCAGGGTTAGTACAGGACCCACTGGGAGAAGAGACGTGGTTCTGATATAGACTACAAGGTTTCTCTGGTCCATAACTGTACCAGTCAGTGTTAATACAGGACACACTGGGAGAAGAGACATGTGTGGTAATTCTCTATAGACAATTACAATGCACCTGGCTGGCTGACTATGTCGGTCTATAAAGTAGGCCTAAAATATACAAACCAATATGTTATTTCATTGTAAGGGAGATCATACTGCATTTTGAATGTACTTCATAAACTGGATCAGAGTTCAGCGTACCTGCTCTGCCCTAGACACAGTACTTTTCTCCTGATCACTTTCACATAGACTACTATGATGAGATATAGATCAACTAACCAAATACAGACTCTATTTTACATCTAAAAATGACACTATTTGCTTTTAACTTCTTTAACACAAGACCAACATCATTATCGTTGTTTGACTGACTGTGACATCTTGATGAATTACAGCCTCAGACTTTCACTTTTAAAGAATATTCCAAGATTACCTATATATCTGACTTCACTTGAACATAAACAATTACAGTAAACTCATATTTTCGGTAGTAATCAAACACGTTTCTATATATTTTTCCGAAGTTCTTTGTACCTGTAACTCGAACAAGCTCCAGTTTTTTGTTCTCTCTTCTTCCGGGTACCTGCCCGACTGACGCACCTGTCGCCGTGGGAGTCACTGTACACTGATTTGCATGGGGGCAAGGGTAGGTCGTTTGAATCCTGTTTCATTTCCTCCGAGTAGATCTAAAGGTGTATCGTGATCATGGACTTACCGTATGTGAGAGATACTGCCAGTCATTTCCACCATTGCTCTTGAACATGTCTTTTCAAAGGAAACTTGTATGATGTGACTGGAGGAAATAAAGTCAGAACAATTCATATGTGTGACGCATGTTTATAAAACTAGCATTTGTCATAGGTTCATTTCTGTTTTCATTGCAGTAAattataaatgtatttttttctataGTAAACCAGCTGATTTACATCATTCAAAGGAATAGCAATATTGTGTCAGGTTGAGTTTCGGTCATATGATGTGTTGTAGTAACATATTAGTTCCGTATGAGGCGCTGTTACTTTCCCGGCTCCTCATTTTCCGTTTTTCACCTCTGATGCATTGTTTACGTGGAAGTGAGTTTCGCTCCGTCTTCCGGGTTGTAGATCCTTCAGGTTGGCATTTCGCTTACAGCGAAGCTCAGCTGCGATGACCGTCGTTCCTGCTCAATCTCTCCGGGTTTCGGATATCCGAGACCCGACGGTTCTGTTCGAGCGGTACAACACCGAGGAGATACGCGGCATCGAGCGGAAAGTCCGCGGAGAGATCGAGCACAAGAAGGAGGAACTTCGTCAGATGGTGGGCGAGCGGTACCGCGATTTGATCGACGCCGCCGACACCATCGGAGAGATGCGTCAGTGTTCGGAGAGCGTAGTTACGTCCATCCAGGACATGCACCGCTATTGCCACAAGCTGAAACAAGGGAAAAGCGGTCCCCAAAGCAACAGCAAAGAAGAGGTACGTGGCTCCATTGTGAAGCTAACGAGCGGTGGTGATGGCTAACTAGTTCTGTTGATTTAGATAGCAAACTGTTCTGCAGAATACCATTCCCCGATCCCTTCTGGACGGTTTATGATGTGTGATTAGACTCCGACAGGTTCCACCCCTTGTGAGATGAATGGTATATGTCAATGATGGGTTTATCTGTGGGTTTCAATATCTACTACACCCTATATCTCTGTGTgattgtctctctgcctgtcccttTATTTATGGATGTAATGTAGCCTGTCTTAGGCCAGCTCTCCCATCAAGTCCCAGGAGAAGTTCTACACCATGGCCTCTCAGATCAATCACTGTGTATCcctgtgattctctctctctctctcttttcacaccAGGTCCAGAGGCAGTCCCAGGAGAAGTTCTACACCATGGCCTCTCAGATCAATCACTGTATCcctgtgattctctctctctctctcttttcacaccAGGTCCAGAGGCAGTCCCAGGAGAAGTTCTACACCATGGCCTCTCAGATCAATCACTGTGTATCcctgtgattctctctctctctctcttttcacaccAGGTCCAGAGGCAGTCCCAGGAGAAGTTCTACACCATGGCCTCTCAGATCAATCACTGTATCcctgtgattctctctctctctctcttttcacaccAGGTCCAGAGGCAGTCCCAGGAGAAGTTCTACACCATGGCCTCCCAGATCAATCACTGTGTATCcctgtgattctctctctctctctctctctctctctctctctctctctctctctctcttttcacaccAGGTCCAGAGGCAGTCCCAGGAGAGGTTCTACACCATGG is a window from the Oncorhynchus kisutch isolate 150728-3 unplaced genomic scaffold, Okis_V2 Okis06b-Okis10b_hom, whole genome shotgun sequence genome containing:
- the LOC116352776 gene encoding small integral membrane protein 22-like — protein: MDQRSLQEEFKDQFTDVVSRLQSKQLFQSDWDIASFAVFFIFIGMVLLLVVLVLIRCCCCCCCDEQPRRHKVGHENFGMET